The following are encoded together in the Mammaliicoccus vitulinus genome:
- a CDS encoding ROK family transcriptional regulator encodes MKQSSRINVNLMKDYNKQLVLRTIQKHGPISRVEIANRIELSRPSVSEIVSILIEEQWIEEKPSEIKVRGRQPIPLDINKEKKVIVGLEIGAYATTVIVCNLKAEILYEIQIEMNTHKEPDQMIEYLGQQINSITQTYKEKEIGVLGIGVGMHGLVDTEKGKNIFAPNLGWRNVEIQTILENITQLKVLIDNDCNSAALAEMWFGQGKDESNFISVIVDYGVGASIINGGSIFKGAHHVTGQIGHVTIDPDGPLCSCGNYGCLETLTSEKAILKKVKRKLKMGETSHIINQKFNIEDLTIEDFYQAVNQGDELCLNIAEEIGRNLGLGFTILINLFGPKFIVLGGSLTQISDVLIPNIMRVIQLKVMGEEAKQTPIVTSALENDLYTIGAASLIVEDIFSLPNPNKRF; translated from the coding sequence ATGAAGCAATCTTCAAGAATTAATGTAAATTTGATGAAAGATTATAATAAACAACTTGTTTTAAGAACGATTCAAAAGCATGGACCTATATCGAGAGTTGAAATTGCGAACCGCATTGAATTATCTAGGCCCTCTGTTTCGGAAATTGTCTCTATACTGATTGAAGAACAATGGATTGAAGAAAAACCATCGGAAATAAAAGTTAGAGGAAGACAACCGATACCTTTAGATATTAATAAAGAGAAGAAAGTCATCGTCGGTTTAGAAATTGGTGCTTATGCTACAACAGTTATCGTTTGTAATTTAAAGGCAGAAATCTTATATGAGATACAAATTGAGATGAATACGCATAAAGAGCCAGATCAAATGATTGAATATTTAGGGCAACAAATTAATTCAATCACTCAAACTTATAAGGAAAAGGAAATAGGAGTACTTGGTATAGGTGTTGGTATGCATGGATTAGTAGATACGGAAAAAGGTAAAAATATATTTGCCCCTAATTTAGGTTGGAGAAATGTAGAGATTCAGACGATTTTAGAAAACATTACTCAATTAAAAGTTCTAATTGACAATGACTGTAATAGTGCAGCGCTAGCAGAAATGTGGTTTGGTCAAGGTAAAGATGAAAGTAATTTCATTTCAGTTATCGTGGATTACGGTGTAGGTGCAAGTATTATTAATGGTGGTTCAATCTTTAAAGGTGCACATCATGTTACCGGACAAATTGGTCACGTAACGATAGATCCTGATGGACCTCTATGTTCATGCGGAAATTATGGATGTCTAGAAACTTTAACATCAGAAAAAGCGATTTTGAAAAAAGTGAAACGCAAACTAAAAATGGGTGAAACGAGTCACATAATAAATCAAAAGTTTAATATAGAAGATTTGACGATAGAAGATTTCTACCAAGCAGTCAATCAAGGTGATGAACTTTGTTTAAATATAGCAGAAGAAATCGGAAGAAATCTCGGTCTTGGATTTACAATTTTAATTAATTTATTTGGACCAAAATTCATCGTGTTAGGAGGGAGTTTAACTCAAATAAGTGATGTTTTAATACCGAATATAATGCGTGTCATTCAGCTAAAAGTAATGGGTGAAGAAGCAAAGCAGACGCCGATTGTTACATCTGCTTTAGAAAATGATTTATATACGATTGGCGCAGCTTCTTTAATCGTTGAAGATATATTCTCGTTGCCTAACCCTAATAAAAGATTTTAA